A single Paenibacillus kribbensis DNA region contains:
- a CDS encoding response regulator, with amino-acid sequence MRFYIVDDDQGIRSMLADIIEDEGLGEVVGEAEDGSYVNSGLLELNRIDVLLIDLLMPLRDGIQTVRALGDQFSGKIIMISRIESKNMIGEAYSLGIEYYVAKPLNRLEIIAVIHKVAERLRMQQSITDIQRTLQGLSMFTSNGPSATLEPTRNIVTSGQFLLSEMGMIGEAGSMDLLDMLEYLDQYEEETGNLSPHLLPPLKDIFANVALKRLGASASAAELSKEIKASEQRVRRAIFQTLSHIVSLGLTDYTHPKFENYASKFFDFTEIRKKMLELQNNVEPSLSQARINTKKFVQVLYTEAKRLLH; translated from the coding sequence ATGCGTTTTTATATTGTGGATGACGATCAAGGGATTCGTTCTATGTTGGCAGACATTATTGAAGACGAAGGTCTGGGAGAGGTCGTTGGGGAAGCAGAGGACGGCTCCTATGTGAACAGCGGCCTGCTGGAGCTGAACCGGATTGATGTATTATTGATTGACCTGCTGATGCCGCTTCGTGACGGCATTCAGACGGTGCGCGCGCTCGGTGATCAATTCAGTGGAAAAATCATTATGATCTCTCGGATTGAATCCAAGAACATGATCGGCGAGGCCTACTCGCTCGGTATTGAATACTATGTCGCCAAGCCCTTGAACCGACTGGAGATTATTGCAGTGATTCATAAGGTGGCCGAACGTCTGCGAATGCAGCAGTCGATTACAGATATCCAGCGCACACTGCAAGGGTTGTCGATGTTCACCTCGAATGGCCCATCAGCAACGCTGGAACCGACTCGAAATATTGTGACCTCTGGACAGTTTCTGCTTTCCGAAATGGGAATGATCGGTGAGGCGGGAAGTATGGATTTGCTGGACATGCTGGAATATCTGGACCAGTATGAGGAGGAAACAGGCAATCTATCACCTCATCTGCTCCCGCCGCTGAAGGATATATTCGCCAATGTGGCGTTGAAACGATTGGGAGCCTCGGCCTCTGCGGCAGAGCTAAGCAAGGAAATCAAGGCGTCGGAGCAGCGTGTCCGCCGCGCTATTTTCCAGACGCTAAGCCATATTGTATCGCTTGGATTAACCGATTATACCCATCCCAAATTCGAAAATTATGCGTCCAAGTTTTTTGATTTTACGGAAATTCGCAAAAAAATGCTGGAGCTGCAAAATAATGTGGAGCCTTCTCTATCCCAAGCGCGAATTAACACAAAAAAGTTTGTGCAAGTGCTCTATACGGAAGCAAAAAGGCTGTTACACTAA
- a CDS encoding MarR family transcriptional regulator encodes MEKATSIQHICDLLIKMNHQLEQHQQRESMSFLEEIHEHFEGIAGLNLTDVHVIDCIGRHEPINVTTLAERIELSKGTVSKVSTKLLKEGWIRRTQLNDNKKEIYFRLTPLGKKLFVVHERLHAKVQRQLFEFLSRYSSEELAVLKRLLSDGIGFLEAVERQDKSLESKDM; translated from the coding sequence ATGGAAAAAGCCACGTCAATTCAGCATATCTGTGATTTGCTAATTAAAATGAATCACCAGTTGGAGCAGCATCAGCAGAGAGAGAGCATGTCTTTTCTTGAAGAAATCCATGAGCATTTTGAGGGGATTGCCGGGCTTAATCTTACTGATGTCCACGTGATTGACTGCATCGGGAGACATGAGCCGATTAATGTTACGACATTAGCGGAACGGATTGAGCTTAGCAAAGGTACGGTTTCGAAAGTCAGCACCAAGCTGCTCAAGGAAGGCTGGATTCGCAGAACCCAGCTTAACGACAATAAAAAAGAAATTTATTTCCGCCTGACCCCATTGGGGAAAAAGCTCTTTGTCGTGCATGAACGGCTGCATGCCAAGGTGCAGCGTCAGTTATTTGAATTTTTAAGTCGTTACAGCTCGGAGGAATTGGCTGTCTTGAAACGTCTGCTGTCCGATGGCATTGGTTTTTTGGAAGCTGTGGAGCGGCAGGACAAGAGTCTGGAATCAAAGGACATGTAA